The genomic window AGTGACCTCAAACTCTTTAGTCTCAGGGTCGACAGAAATCTTGACAGGAACTTTCATTCCAGCGTAGTCCTTCGTCAGCTCGTTGATTCTGTTTACTATGGTCAGAACGTTAACACCTAATGGACCTAAGGCAGGACCCAATGGTGGTCCGGCGGTTGCTTGTCCACCATTTACTAATGCGTTAATAATTTTCTTTTCAACCATTCCTATTTCGCCTTCTTAGCTTTTTCCACAACTTTGACATAATCTGCGTGAACCGTTATGGGGAGAGTGAAAGTTGCTTCTAGAAGTTCGAGGATTACTTCACTCTTTGTTTTGTCGATACGAGTAATTTTTGCTTTCATACCTTTGAAAGGGCCACTGATAATTTCCACAACGTCGCCAACATCCAATTCTTCAATGACGGGTTTAACTACAATATATCTTTCAACCTCGGAAAAACTCACGATTCCTGGAACCCTAGATCTGACATGTTTAATTCCGGCAATTGCTTCTTCAACAAAATGCGGGCCTTCAGCCTCTACAAACACGTAACCTTTCAACATCTCCGGTACCAGAACCGCTTTAACCGGCAGCTTGGCACTTTCAATTCTTATAGCAATCAAATTTGCCACATTCTTCTCTTGCCCGGCGGTGGTGCGGATAGCGAAAACAGAAGTTGGAAATGTTTTTTCTTCAGACATTCTCAGTTCTCCATTCATTATAATCCTTGCAGAACAAAAGAAATTATTTTGATGACAAACCCTACTGCACCTACTGCTCCAATGCCTAATAAACAGATTTTCGTCGATTGCCAAAGCTCTGATCTACCTGGCTTTGTGGCTAACTTTAGCAATCTACTAACAGATTGAAGGAAAGATCTTATAGCCAAGGTTTATCGCATTGTCAAACATGAGTTCTCATATAAAAGGAAATCGCACAACGGATGATAGGTGGTCACACCATTCTTGGAAATAGCCTATACTTAGGGTTTCTGAAGCAAAGGGAGAAAAGTTATTACAATAAAACACCATCGTAAAAGCTACGGATTGTAAGCTCGCTTTTAGAGGAAACGCATAGAATTGAGTGTCACAAACAAGAGAATCGCACTACAGCGAATTCACAAACTTTTCAGGCTTGCTAAAAATGTTATTCATGAAGACGAGAAATTGGCACAACGCTACATTTCTATTGCCCGAAGAGTCTCTATGGCGTCGAGAGTGCGTATTCCACGAGAATATCGGTGGCAGATTTGCAAAGGCTGTAAAAAGTTTATTTTGCCCGGTGTTAACTGTCGTGTGCGTATTCAGCAACGCAGGGAGCCTCACGTAGTCATTACTTGTGGCTACTGTGGCAAACATACGCGGTTTCCAATGAAAGTTGGGGAGAAACAGAGAGATGATAACACCAGAAATGAGACGCAGAATAAAGCGTGAGTTGAGTGCTGAGAGACCGACAGTTTGGATTGGAAAGAATGGAATCTCGCAAGAAGTTTTAGTTGAGGTAGATGGGCAGTTGGAAAGAACGGAGATGGTGAAAGTGAGGATTCTGAAAGCTGCGTTAGAAGAAAATAATGCTAAGGCAATTGCAGACGAGATTGCTCAGCAAACCGAGTCGGTGCTTGTAGAGGTTAGAGGTCACACTTTCATGCTTTATAGAAAGAAGAAGAAAACATGATAACAAGCACAGCATATTCGGATTGAATTTATAACGCTTAACTGTTACTTCTGAGTTGTTGCTCTATTTCCTTAATCTCTTGCGTTGATGGTTGCATTGGAAAATTGTATAGAGGACCGCTTGGTTTTTCGTTGTAGTATGGACGGTTGCAGTGGGGACAGCCTGAGGTCAAGAATGGTGTTCCGCTTCGAATGGCATCTTCTAACTGTGCTTGTGAAACTCCGAAGTTAGTGATGTTGCCTTTTTCGTTGAAGCCCATTTTTTCGAATCTTGCCTTTCCTTGTACTATTAGATAGCGGGCCAATTGAATTCTCCTGTAGTGGTTTATTGTCGGTGGAGAGTTATGCTCTAGCGCTGTTCCAGGTATAGGTGTGAAGGCGAAGAGTGCTGGGTAGACGCTGTTGTCTACGCACCATTGAATAGTCTTTATCATTTCCTTTTCTGTTTCACCCAAAGCTACGATGAGATGGGTGCTTGCTTTACCTTTGCCAAATACTTCTACTGCTTCCAGTAATGCATCATGCTGTCTATTCCAATCATATGGGCCATCTGCGGAGATGCCTTTGACTTGGCAGAAAATGTCTTTTGTTGCTGCGTCCAGTGAGATCCCAATTCTTTCAACACCAGCCTCCCTCAGTTTTTTCATTTCCTCTTTGTTCAAAGGCTGACAGGAGACGGATATAAGAGCCTTTGTTCCACGAAGCTTAATTTCCTTGACTAAGGCTAAGGTGTCCTCTAAAACAGTGGGATAGTTTAAGGCTTGAATGCAGACTCGCCTTATCTCTCCTCTGTGCGCAGAAGTTGCCAATTCGGACAATACTTTTTTCGTCGTGAGAGCTGGCCAAGCAACTCTAGAAAGCATGTCGGCACGGGTTTTACTGCTTCTTGCTTGCGCACAGAAGCCGCAGTTTGCTGTGCATTTGCCTTCAACGTAGGTGAGGAGGTATGCGGTCGTTGGCTTGGCGTTTAGAAAGCCTTCCATCAAACCTAACGCTATGGCTGAGCCAGATGAGACTCGAACTAGGTTGGGTAGAATTGATTTTCCTGTTCTGGTTTGGTCGAGCTTCTCTGGTGACATTGCTTCTCTACAAATCGTCTGCTAAGTATTTCAAGTCAAAAGGTTTCATCTTGTATCCAGACTTTATGCTTACGAGGAATGATTCGAAATCGCTTACAATATTTCCCCAATTCAAGGCGAAGATTCGCCTAAAGTCACTGTAGTGAGAGTAATCTTTATGAAATGACACCATGATAATGTCCTTTCCACATCCTTCACCGTCCGCGGCGAAAACTACGTTTGGATGTTCATTTGTCCATTCAGCTGCGTGTTGCACTATTTTCTCAGCTTCATCAACCGATGAGTAAGATTTTATTTTGATAAAGGTGAAAGCCAAAATTTGGTAGCCGAGCTTCGTGAAGTCGGGAATAACTGTGTAGGTTTTTATGTATTCTTTTTCTAGTTGGGCTCTCGTTCTGGTAATGGTTGGCTGTGAGACTCCTAAGATGCGAGCTATTTCTCTGTCGCTTCTCTTGGAATTTCTCAGCATTTCCTTTAAAAGTCTGAGGAGTTTTTGCTCTTTCATGGAGGACTCTATTCGTGGCGATCCTTTAAAAAGCTTGATGAACAGCAAGCAACAAAGAGAAGTTTGTGGATGTGAGCAGAATTGCTTAGGTGACTGTGAGAAGTGCAATTTTATAAATTGGGACATCAAAGCTTAATATTGCAGTTGGGGCCTAAGGTCTGTGAACTTCGAAGAACTGTTAGCAGCAGATGAAAAAAAGCTTGAAGAAACTCTGGAAAAGGCGCGGATAATAAGCCAGACATACTTTGGAAAGAAGCTCCTCTTTTATGCGCCCAGCTTTGTCTATTACAAAACAGATTATTTTTGCTCTTCGCCAACCGTTTTTCCATCAATCTCCATAACGGGCTCCTCATGTTCTCTACGATGCAAACACTGCAGCGGCATTGTCTTAAACACCATGTACCCCGCAGAGTCACCGGAGAAACTTGTGGAACTTTGTAGAGATTTGAAAAGCAAAGGCGCGGTGGGATGCTTGATTAGTGGCGGATGTTTACCAGACGGCTCTGTGCCGCTTGATAAGTTTGTGGATGCAATGGCGGAGATTAAGCGAAAGTTGGGATTAACTCTAGTGGTACATACAGGTGTAGTTAGCAGAAGTATGGCAAAGCAGCTGAAGGAAGCAGGAATAGACGCTGCTTTAATCGACATAATTGGTTCAGATGAAACAATAAAAGAAATCTACAACTTAGATGTTAGTGTGTCTGATTATAAAAACTCGCTTCAAGCATTACACAACGCTAAAATCCCAACTGTGCCCCATGTATTGGTGGGCCTTCACTACGGCGAGCTGAAAGGCGAACTGCATGCACTAAAAATGCTTGCAAACTATGAACCTTCAGCAGTCATCGTAATCGCCTTCATGCCAATCCGCGGCACCGCAATGGAAAAAGTTGAGCCACCTACACCTTCAGCAATAGGCAGAGTGCTTGTAGCTGCTAGGTTTATGATGCCGTCTACACCATTGGCGCTGGGATGTATGAGACCGAAAGGGATGCACAGAGCCATAACTGATGTTTTAGCTGTTAAGGCTGGTGTGAACGGTATCGCTTTTCCAGCAGAAGAAGCGATAAAGCTGGCTAAGTCGCTGGGTTATGAAGTTTCTTTTTCCTCTTTATGTTGTTCTCAGATTTTCGAAGACCTAGAAGACCGGGAAAATTGAGACATGAAAAAAATTGATGTGAAAGAATAAAGAGCCAGATAGAGTTTTACCTGGAAGTGAACTGCCACATTGAGCTCATTATCTGGTCTTTGGCGATTTTGATCTGTTTGCTCAGTTTTTTGGCGTCTTTTTTCGATATTCCTTGGCAGATAAGCTCTTTCTCGAACGCTTTTCTTGCTTTTCTCACTTTCCAGCCCAGTGTTATCCAAATCAGGAGGAGTTGGGAGAGTAACTGAATGATTCGAGGAATTATGCCGAGAATTGTTCGTATTCGCAAGTCGGTAGCTCCGCCGATAATTGGAGAAGTTTAATCTTCTTCCTCTTCTGAGCTTAAGCCCTTTTCCTTCATTTTGTTAGAGATTCTATCTTTAATTCTCTTCTGATTTTCTTCATGCATTTTTGGAGAGAAAGCGCCTTTACTCCCAATTTGCTTGAAAAGGTCGCCTAATCCTGTAAACGTTTTCATGTAGTCCTCTGTCATTTGCAGAGCTATGTTGTCTGGCATTCCGCTGTCTTTTAGTTCTTTGTAGAAAGCTCCAGCTGCCTTGCCCATGTTGCGTCCTGCTTCTTCGCTGAAAACGCTGGCGATGATGTTTTTGATGAGTGCTGGAATTTCGGTGGAGACGACGCTTAGGATTTCTTTAAGCTCTTCGGCTTCTTCCTTTGGGCTTTTTTCTTGGCTTCTATCTTTCTTTTCTAGCATTTTATTTTTCTCCTTTTGTTGTTAACGGAAGATGTATCGTCTTGATATTGTGATAGCTTGAGCTTTTTTGTGTTCCGCTTCAAACTTTGCTTTTTCTATTGAGCAGTTGTTGTGTTGTGTAACTGCGATATTAATGCTTGAAGACGGGGCAATTGTTTGTGGTAGTGTCTTCCTTATTCCAAACAGCTTGGTTTTACTTAAACTTGTTTTCATGTTTCATACACCTCACTATAATAGAAGGTGTGGACACTCTAGTTTAGTATCGTGAGAAAAAGTGGTCAATCACTTGGTCACTGCTCGATTAATTCGTATTTTTTGCCAAAGCCTACAACTTGGCGGACTATTCCTTCCTTTTCTAGCTGTTTTATGCGTTGTCTGATTATGCGTCTTGAGGCTGTGCCTCGCATGGCTTGAACTTGGCGTGTTATGGCGGAAATATTTAGTGGACCTTTCACGGCAAGGGCCTGTATTACGCATCGGCTCATTTCGTCTCTGGCAACTTCTGGCTTTTTGATGACTTGTTCTGCCATTTTTAATCGCGCTGCAATCTTCAAAGGTTCCTCGTATAAGCCTAAACCCACCTTTGTAAGCCGCAATGACGCTACTAATCCTGCATATTCAGGTTTTTCAAGAATCAAAGTTTCAAGAGCGTCTAAACGCTTTATTATCAGGTCTAACTTTTTACTCAACTCTTCAGCGCTAATGGTTGATTTAGGCTGTGGTTTCTTCTTGTTTTCACTCATCTCTGAGCAAACTCGCTTCGGATGGAAAAGGTATAAGGTTCTTTGTTTAAATGGTTATACTCATTTGACAGTTCTCATCCTCATAAATAGACGTTCAGGGAATGAAATAAGGAGAAGTATATAGAAGACTCTAGCTTAGAGCGTCAAACAGCAAGTTGCCCGTATTTCAAAGCTCGCCAATGCTTCTACTCTTTTTCTCTTCGCTGCACCGCCTTAGTTGCCCTGCCTGCCCCCGCAAGAGCTGACAACCCTAAAATCTCTCCTTTTGTCATATCCATTGGAATCGCAAACACAATTGTATTGCTCTGATCATAACTAATGTCTTCCAAACTCGACAAAGTGCGCAGATATAAGGCTCGATTGCTCATCTGTTTTACAGCTCTCTCCAAATTTAGGGCAGCCGTTAGCTCACCTTCACTCTTAATAATCACCGCCCGCTTTTCCCGCTCAGCCTCAGCTTGCCGTGCAATCACTCGCTTCATATTTTCTGGCAACTCTACAGTTTGCAAATTCACCGAAATGATATCCACGCCCCAATCCTGCGTCTCCTGCTCCACAATCCTGCCAATCCTATCCGCAATCTCATCCCGCCGCGCCAGCAACTGGTCCAACTCCACATTTCCAACAACATCGCGCATCGTCGTCTGCGCGTGCTTCATCACGCTGTTCCACACGTTCTGAATGTTCACCAAACTGTCCTTTGTGTTCACTATTTTCATAAACACCACAGCATCAACGGTCACGCTGATGTTGTCCTTGGTCATAACCTCCTGCCGCGAAACATCCAAAGTAATAATCCGCTTATCCTGCTTCAAGAAACTCTCCGCCAATGGCCACTTAAAGAAGAAGCCAGGACCCACTAACCGTTGAAACTTCCGAAAAAATAGGGGGGGTCGGTAGCAACGCCTCCTCCAAATAAGATGGTTCGAAGTATTCGACGACGTAGAACAGAAACTCAAGCGTGTTCGATTCTGGTATTGAGGCGTTGACGTTAAACTAAATTGCGTGCGCGTGTAGGTACGGTGTACATGGCAAAAAACACATATAGATGCAGTGAGTTCATATATAGATACATTTAAATGATTAATGCTTTCACCTATTAAAAGACATACATTAACGAGAGGGTTAAAAATGAGCGAAATGACAACCCAAATCCTCCAAGAAAGCCTAGGGAAAACGGTACTCGTACGATTAAGAGGCGGGAAAAGTCTACGAGGAAAACTAAAAGGATTCGACCAACACCTGAACCTAGTACTTGACGAAACTGAAGACACGACAGACCCGGAAAATCCTAAAAAACTAGACATTCTAATTGTCCGAGGCGACAATGTAATAATAATCTCGCCACCTCCAAGGTAAGAAACATGGGAAAGGGCACTGCTTCCTTTGGAAAGCATGGAAGAAAACTTATACACATCAAATGTAGAAGATGTGGTAGAAGAGCCTATCACATAACGAAGAAAAGATGCGCTGCATGCGGTTATGGAGCTTCACCCACTCTGAAAACTTACTCGTGGCGTACCAAAACTCTTCAAGGAGAAAGAACAAGATAGCTTTTTTAATTCTCACCAAACCGCAAGAAGAGCATCTTAAGAAAAATCTTATCTAAAACCTTGAGATACTTTAGTGAAGTGCGAAATATCTCTTATCAATCTTCACAAAGATGAGAGGACCCTTGCTGTGAGACAATTGTCTGGCTTTACGCAAAGTTGTATTTAGGACATTGAGCAGTTTTTCTTGCTCGCTTCTCCAGCCTTGTTTCTTTTCACATGCTCCAAGCTCAAGTTTTAGCAAGTTTTCTGCCATTATAGATGTTCCGCAAATTTCCCCATTTCTAACTAAGGATTCCACCAGAACATCTTTGACCTCTCTACGTCTTTTAAGTTGCCGCCACAAAGAGTCCGCGTTCTTTAACTGTTTATTCACTTTAGACCATTGAGGAGAAGCATCGTTTCCTATAAGAAGCTTGACTCTTTCATTCCACTTCTTAATCCAAAGACCAGCCCATATGCCTACAAACTCTGAAAACTCTTCAGAGTTTTCCTCGAAATACTTGTGAACCTTGTCAATCAAGTCACAATCACAATTTTCTTTACCGATCAGCCCCCAGTGCACCTTTAGGAAGTTCATCAAATCTTCGCAAGCTATCTGTAAAACTCGTCGATCTGAGCCTTGGAGATCTAACAGTGGATTACGGTCCTTCAAGCACTGCGACAGCAGCAGCTCAAGAAAGTTCATTGACGTTCCTTCCACGCTTTCTCCAATTAATACTCGGGTAGATGTCTTAATTAAGCGTTATTTATGGTATCTTCTATAACATTTTTTGAGAACTATTCTTAATCTTGACATGTAGATAGTCCGCCAAATAGATAGTTACCAAACCGAGACCTTTACGGTACCTCTAATATTGATTTCAGCTTCATAACTTTCTTATCTTCAGTTTTTATATGGGCATTATAAGTGAAACAATCATGAATCCACAAGAGTTAGAAGAACTGCAAAAGAAAAAAACCTTGCTAGAAAATGAGCTGCAATCGTTGGACGAAAGAGAAAAGACCTTGGACAAGAAACTTAAAACGTTCGAAGAAAAACTGATAATTCAAGAGTTAGAAGAAAAAGTCAAAGCGAAGCGTGAATCAGTGAACCAACTTGAATCCAGAATGAAAGAACTTGAAGAGAAATGGAAGGGACCACGAGAAAAATCAGAAGGCCCCGCCAAAGTGAAAGAACACCCAACACCACAAGTTGCAGAAGAAGCACAACAAGAAGAAATGGTGGTAATGGAACCAGACGTGACGCCGGAAAGTCATCCGAAGCCTGAACAACAGGAATCTAAGAAGAAACGAAGGTTTTTCTAGCCGTTACTCAAAGCTATCTGGAACAGAAAGGTTCAAGAATCCGAGGAAAACAAAAGCCTAGTTAGAGCATTTCATAACGTTTTTCTACCAAGCAATGATTCAAGCAACTGTGTCTACACTGCTAAAAGCAGCTCAGGAAGTCGATTAATATCTTCTATAATGAGGTCAGGCCTCTCCTTCCCCAACTCTTCTTTTTCAAACAACCCTGACAGTACAGCAACTGTTTTTGCGCCAGCAAGCTTGCCAGCTTGAATGTCAACTCCAGAATCACTAATCACTACACAATCATAAACTGGAACTTCAAGTTTGTTTGCTGCCTTTAGAATGGCATCTGGAAAAGGGGTGGGTCTCTGAACCTCTAAAGATGTTATAATCGCTGAAAAATATTGGCCGAGATGTAAGCGTTGTAGCTCTTTCTCCACCAATCTTTTAGAAACACGTCGACGGGTGATCAGAGCAAGTAGGAATTTTCTCGAGAGTCTGCGCAAGGTTTTATTGACATTTGGAAATAGTCTAGTTTTGCTTGAGGCGATTTTGTAGAAAGACTGCAAAAATAACGTTAGGAATTTCTCTCTCAAAGCATCATCTACATTTGCATTATCAAAGAAATCGTCGAGAGGAAGGTTAAGTTGTAAATGTCGAGCTATTTCCAAACCTACATTATTGGAACTTTGTTTGCTCCCAATAGCGGAGAGTGCAATTTCTGCTGCTTCAGCGAAGGCTTCTAAGGAATCAACTATTGTTCCATCTAGATCAATGAGCAGCGCTTTAGCTTTCAGTTTTTGCTGGGTCATTTTTCCATTCTTCTACATCCTTTGTTGCTGCCATAGATAAACTCTTTCGGTTTTAAGATAAGAGCGCGTCTTGCATGCGCATTCATCTTACCTTGTTATTTCCGCCTCTAAGAAGTGTGAGCCAATGCACAAATAAACCATATTGGAAATCATTACTCTCTTTTCATAACAGTTAATGCATCACGTCACTAACCGCATACACAGGAAGTTAGTAGATTGTCTGCACGTACGAAATGCAGGAAGTGTGAAAATAGAGATGCCACGGGCGAAGA from Candidatus Bathyarchaeota archaeon includes these protein-coding regions:
- a CDS encoding radical SAM protein, with product MSPEKLDQTRTGKSILPNLVRVSSGSAIALGLMEGFLNAKPTTAYLLTYVEGKCTANCGFCAQARSSKTRADMLSRVAWPALTTKKVLSELATSAHRGEIRRVCIQALNYPTVLEDTLALVKEIKLRGTKALISVSCQPLNKEEMKKLREAGVERIGISLDAATKDIFCQVKGISADGPYDWNRQHDALLEAVEVFGKGKASTHLIVALGETEKEMIKTIQWCVDNSVYPALFAFTPIPGTALEHNSPPTINHYRRIQLARYLIVQGKARFEKMGFNEKGNITNFGVSQAQLEDAIRSGTPFLTSGCPHCNRPYYNEKPSGPLYNFPMQPSTQEIKEIEQQLRSNS
- a CDS encoding YhbY family RNA-binding protein; its protein translation is MITPEMRRRIKRELSAERPTVWIGKNGISQEVLVEVDGQLERTEMVKVRILKAALEENNAKAIADEIAQQTESVLVEVRGHTFMLYRKKKKT
- a CDS encoding Lrp/AsnC family transcriptional regulator, which translates into the protein MKEQKLLRLLKEMLRNSKRSDREIARILGVSQPTITRTRAQLEKEYIKTYTVIPDFTKLGYQILAFTFIKIKSYSSVDEAEKIVQHAAEWTNEHPNVVFAADGEGCGKDIIMVSFHKDYSHYSDFRRIFALNWGNIVSDFESFLVSIKSGYKMKPFDLKYLADDL
- a CDS encoding LSm family protein, which translates into the protein MSEMTTQILQESLGKTVLVRLRGGKSLRGKLKGFDQHLNLVLDETEDTTDPENPKKLDILIVRGDNVIIISPPPR
- a CDS encoding transcription elongation factor Spt5, yielding MSEEKTFPTSVFAIRTTAGQEKNVANLIAIRIESAKLPVKAVLVPEMLKGYVFVEAEGPHFVEEAIAGIKHVRSRVPGIVSFSEVERYIVVKPVIEELDVGDVVEIISGPFKGMKAKITRIDKTKSEVILELLEATFTLPITVHADYVKVVEKAKKAK
- a CDS encoding SPFH domain-containing protein — its product is MSFCSTSSNTSNHLIWRRRCYRPPLFFRKFQRLVGPGFFFKWPLAESFLKQDKRIITLDVSRQEVMTKDNISVTVDAVVFMKIVNTKDSLVNIQNVWNSVMKHAQTTMRDVVGNVELDQLLARRDEIADRIGRIVEQETQDWGVDIISVNLQTVELPENMKRVIARQAEAEREKRAVIIKSEGELTAALNLERAVKQMSNRALYLRTLSSLEDISYDQSNTIVFAIPMDMTKGEILGLSALAGAGRATKAVQRREKE
- a CDS encoding radical SAM protein, with the protein product MNFEELLAADEKKLEETLEKARIISQTYFGKKLLFYAPSFVYYKTDYFCSSPTVFPSISITGSSCSLRCKHCSGIVLNTMYPAESPEKLVELCRDLKSKGAVGCLISGGCLPDGSVPLDKFVDAMAEIKRKLGLTLVVHTGVVSRSMAKQLKEAGIDAALIDIIGSDETIKEIYNLDVSVSDYKNSLQALHNAKIPTVPHVLVGLHYGELKGELHALKMLANYEPSAVIVIAFMPIRGTAMEKVEPPTPSAIGRVLVAARFMMPSTPLALGCMRPKGMHRAITDVLAVKAGVNGIAFPAEEAIKLAKSLGYEVSFSSLCCSQIFEDLEDREN
- a CDS encoding HAD family hydrolase; its protein translation is MTQQKLKAKALLIDLDGTIVDSLEAFAEAAEIALSAIGSKQSSNNVGLEIARHLQLNLPLDDFFDNANVDDALREKFLTLFLQSFYKIASSKTRLFPNVNKTLRRLSRKFLLALITRRRVSKRLVEKELQRLHLGQYFSAIITSLEVQRPTPFPDAILKAANKLEVPVYDCVVISDSGVDIQAGKLAGAKTVAVLSGLFEKEELGKERPDLIIEDINRLPELLLAV
- a CDS encoding 50S ribosomal protein L37e gives rise to the protein MGKGTASFGKHGRKLIHIKCRRCGRRAYHITKKRCAACGYGASPTLKTYSWRTKTLQGERTR